A DNA window from Anaerocolumna sp. AGMB13020 contains the following coding sequences:
- a CDS encoding helix-turn-helix domain-containing protein — MAKQSYIVLAEYLKQIAADYGIHICINDFSGFVFLDEELTELLHPYMIHSNPYCMMVKSDKGLWDKCQEMKKPIAEKCRRLRSSFYGRCHGGVEEYILPIFSNVQLIGTVHAGIFSSSDKDSERTVKELARSAGLEEQQLLEVYLESVSGQVPEADKINSLLGIAAEYIGRIYNDFTITNPKLLSQIRFNSGEDNILGHTLDYIKRNYKEQVSVSEVAKFCHCSVSYINHTFKKRMNVNIREYINRLRVNTAKSYLTGTSLSIKEVASFVGFHDPNYFCKVFTEMCGIPPSAYRKGKE, encoded by the coding sequence ATGGCCAAACAATCCTACATAGTATTAGCAGAATATTTAAAACAGATTGCAGCAGATTATGGGATACACATCTGCATCAATGATTTTTCCGGTTTTGTCTTTCTTGATGAGGAATTGACAGAGCTTCTCCATCCTTATATGATTCACAGCAATCCCTATTGCATGATGGTGAAATCGGATAAAGGCCTTTGGGACAAATGCCAGGAAATGAAGAAGCCTATTGCAGAAAAATGCAGAAGACTTAGAAGTTCCTTTTATGGAAGGTGTCATGGTGGTGTGGAAGAATATATTCTTCCCATATTTTCCAATGTTCAGTTGATTGGGACAGTTCATGCAGGGATTTTTTCTTCCAGCGACAAAGACAGTGAAAGGACTGTGAAGGAGCTTGCCAGAAGTGCTGGATTAGAGGAACAGCAGCTTTTAGAGGTGTACCTGGAATCTGTAAGCGGGCAGGTACCGGAAGCTGATAAGATCAATAGCCTTTTAGGTATTGCAGCAGAATATATCGGAAGGATTTATAATGACTTTACCATAACGAATCCGAAGCTTCTCAGCCAGATACGGTTCAACTCTGGTGAAGATAATATCCTGGGGCATACTTTGGATTATATTAAAAGAAATTACAAAGAACAAGTATCCGTATCTGAAGTGGCAAAATTCTGCCATTGCAGTGTTTCCTACATCAACCATACCTTTAAGAAAAGAATGAACGTGAATATAAGAGAATATATCAACCGATTACGAGTGAATACGGCAAAATCATATCTTACCGGCACCAGCCTGTCTATTAAGGAAGTGGCTTCTTTTGTTGGCTTTCATGATCCAAATTATTTTTGTAAGGTATTTACGGAAATGTGTGGAATTCCGCCTTCTGCGTACAGAAAAGGGAAGGAATAA
- a CDS encoding ribonuclease J, translated as MKEENTNKKGVKVIPLGGLEQIGMNITAFEYEDSIIVVDCGLSFPEDDMLGIDLVIPDVTYLKENISKVKGFVITHGHEDHIGSLPYILRDINVPIYATKLTIGIIENKLKEHNLLKSTKRKVIKYGQSINLGVFRIEFIRTNHSIADAAALAIFTPAGLIIHTGDFKVDYTPVFGSTIDLPRFAELGKKGVLALMCDSTNVERPGYTMSERTVGKTFDNIFAENNKNRIIVATFASNVDRIQQIINSADKYGRKVVVEGRSMVNIIATASELGYITMPNNIMIDIEQMKNYPDEKLVLITTGSQGEAMAALPRMAASIHKKISIKPGDTVIFSSTPIPGNEKSVFKVINDLSMKGAKVIFQDTHVSGHACQEEIKLIYALTKPKYAIPVHGEYRHLIKHKEVAQAMGVPKDNVFVISSGDVLELSDERAGVVGKVPAQGIFVDGLGVGDVGNIVLRDRQHLSENGLLIVVVTLEKYTNQVLSGPDIVSRGFVYVRESENLMDEAKNVVSDALDKCLSKNTTDWGKMKNEIKDSLSDYLWKKTKRNPMILPIIMEVN; from the coding sequence TTGAAAGAAGAAAACACAAATAAAAAGGGAGTCAAAGTCATCCCTTTAGGCGGATTAGAACAAATTGGTATGAATATCACTGCTTTTGAATATGAAGACAGTATAATCGTAGTAGATTGCGGTTTGTCCTTTCCGGAAGATGATATGCTGGGAATTGATTTGGTAATACCGGATGTTACTTATTTGAAAGAAAACATAAGCAAAGTAAAGGGTTTTGTTATTACTCACGGACATGAAGATCATATTGGATCTTTGCCATATATCTTAAGAGATATTAACGTACCTATTTATGCTACAAAGCTTACCATCGGCATTATTGAAAATAAATTAAAAGAGCATAACTTATTAAAATCCACCAAAAGAAAAGTGATAAAATACGGACAGTCCATAAATCTTGGCGTATTTCGTATTGAATTTATCAGAACCAATCACAGTATAGCAGATGCTGCTGCACTTGCTATCTTTACCCCCGCAGGACTTATTATCCACACGGGAGATTTTAAGGTTGATTATACGCCGGTATTTGGAAGCACAATTGATTTGCCCCGTTTTGCAGAGCTTGGAAAAAAAGGTGTACTTGCTCTTATGTGCGACAGTACCAATGTTGAAAGACCGGGATATACCATGTCTGAGAGGACAGTTGGAAAAACCTTTGACAATATTTTTGCAGAAAATAATAAAAACAGAATCATTGTCGCCACCTTCGCTTCCAATGTAGACCGTATCCAGCAGATTATTAATTCAGCTGACAAGTACGGAAGAAAAGTAGTAGTTGAAGGGCGAAGTATGGTAAATATCATAGCAACAGCCTCAGAGCTTGGTTATATTACCATGCCAAATAATATCATGATAGATATTGAGCAGATGAAAAACTATCCAGATGAGAAGCTTGTATTAATTACCACAGGCAGCCAGGGAGAGGCTATGGCTGCACTTCCCAGAATGGCAGCTTCAATTCACAAGAAGATCTCCATTAAACCTGGCGATACAGTTATTTTCAGCTCTACTCCTATACCGGGAAATGAGAAATCAGTATTTAAGGTAATCAATGATCTCTCCATGAAGGGAGCAAAGGTTATTTTTCAGGATACTCACGTATCTGGTCATGCCTGCCAGGAAGAAATTAAGCTGATTTATGCATTGACAAAACCCAAATACGCTATTCCTGTTCATGGTGAGTACAGACATCTCATTAAACACAAGGAAGTTGCTCAGGCAATGGGTGTTCCCAAGGATAATGTATTTGTTATTTCCTCCGGTGATGTATTAGAGCTTTCAGATGAGCGTGCCGGAGTAGTGGGCAAAGTTCCTGCTCAGGGTATTTTTGTTGATGGTCTTGGAGTTGGTGATGTAGGTAACATTGTATTACGTGACAGACAGCATCTTTCTGAGAATGGTCTGCTCATAGTAGTAGTGACCCTGGAGAAATATACAAATCAGGTGTTATCAGGTCCAGATATCGTATCCAGAGGTTTTGTATATGTTAGAGAATCTGAGAATCTGATGGACGAAGCCAAAAATGTGGTGAGCGATGCTTTGGATAAATGCTTAAGCAAAAACACCACTGACTGGGGTAAGATGAAGAACGAAATAAAAGACTCCTTAAGTGATTATTTATGGAAGAAAACAAAACGTAATCCTATGATACTTCCTATTATCATGGAAGTGAACTAG
- a CDS encoding U32 family peptidase, with product MIMEDLGYKKPELLIPASNLEVLKIAVLYGADAIYIGGEMYGLRAKAKNFSAEDMKAGIEFAHAHGKKVYVTANITAHNEDLSGIRKYFEELKEIKPDAVIISDPGVFEIAQEVAPDMELHISTQANNVNYATYRFWHRLGAKRVVSARELSLDEIKQIRDNIPEDLEIETFVHGAMCMAHSGRCLLSNYFTGRDANRGACTHPCRWKYYLVEETRPGEYLPVEENERGTYIFNSKDLCMIEYIPHLVDAGINSLKVEGRMKTALYVASVARTYRKAIDDFFENPAVYEKNIPYYKEEISKCTYRQFTTGFFFGKPDSDAQIYDNNTYVKEYTYLGIIGEKKEEGYYRLEQRNKFSVGDEIEVMKPDGRNLLLTVKGICDENGTEMESCPHPKQVIYVNLGEGLEENDILRRKEEETNK from the coding sequence ATGATAATGGAAGATTTAGGATATAAAAAACCGGAACTCTTAATACCTGCCAGTAATTTAGAGGTACTTAAGATTGCTGTATTATATGGAGCAGATGCAATTTATATAGGTGGTGAAATGTATGGTCTTCGTGCGAAAGCGAAGAACTTTTCCGCAGAGGATATGAAAGCAGGCATTGAGTTTGCTCATGCGCATGGAAAAAAAGTATATGTTACTGCAAATATAACAGCACATAATGAAGATCTCTCAGGCATTCGAAAATATTTTGAAGAGCTGAAGGAAATAAAACCCGATGCAGTGATTATCTCAGATCCTGGTGTATTTGAAATAGCACAGGAAGTTGCACCGGATATGGAACTGCACATAAGTACACAGGCTAATAATGTCAATTATGCAACCTATCGTTTCTGGCACCGCCTGGGAGCAAAAAGAGTCGTGTCAGCCAGAGAGCTTTCTCTGGATGAAATTAAGCAAATCAGGGATAATATACCGGAAGACCTGGAGATTGAGACGTTTGTACATGGAGCTATGTGTATGGCACATTCCGGAAGGTGCCTCCTCAGTAATTATTTTACGGGCAGAGACGCCAACCGTGGAGCTTGTACCCATCCCTGCCGTTGGAAATACTATCTGGTGGAAGAAACAAGACCTGGTGAATACCTTCCGGTTGAGGAAAATGAGAGAGGAACATATATCTTTAACTCTAAAGATCTTTGCATGATAGAATACATTCCCCATTTAGTGGATGCAGGTATAAACAGTCTTAAAGTAGAGGGAAGAATGAAAACTGCTCTTTACGTGGCTTCTGTTGCCAGAACATATCGTAAAGCAATTGATGACTTTTTTGAGAATCCCGCTGTTTATGAAAAAAATATTCCGTATTATAAAGAAGAGATATCCAAATGTACTTACAGACAGTTTACTACAGGATTCTTTTTTGGAAAACCGGATTCAGATGCGCAGATTTATGATAACAATACCTATGTGAAAGAATATACCTATCTTGGAATTATCGGAGAGAAGAAGGAAGAAGGATATTATCGCCTGGAGCAAAGAAATAAATTCTCTGTAGGTGATGAAATAGAAGTTATGAAACCGGACGGAAGAAATCTCTTGCTGACAGTTAAGGGAATTTGTGATGAAAACGGTACAGAGATGGAAAGCTGTCCCCACCCTAAACAGGTCATCTACGTGAATCTTGGAGAAGGACTAGAGGAGAATGACATTCTTCGTAGAAAAGAAGAAGAAACCAATAAATAA
- a CDS encoding O-methyltransferase produces the protein MIVDERITAYINSLSNELPPYLGKLEKEALKEEVPIIRKETQSLLQFLIAMKRPAHILEVGTAVGFSALLMSECMPDNCDLTTIEKVEIRLIKARENLKSNDKASRIRLLEGDALVVLKDLAKAEAGYYDFIFMDAAKAQYMNYLPEVLRLMGPGCLLVTDNVLQDGTVAQSRYGITRRDRTIHTRMREYLYTLTHSEELDTTILSVGDGVTLSIKK, from the coding sequence ATGATAGTAGATGAACGTATTACAGCATATATAAATTCCTTAAGCAATGAATTACCGCCTTATCTTGGAAAGTTAGAAAAAGAGGCATTAAAAGAGGAAGTACCCATAATCAGAAAAGAGACCCAATCCCTCCTGCAATTTCTTATAGCCATGAAAAGACCTGCACACATCCTGGAGGTGGGAACTGCCGTGGGTTTTTCTGCGCTTTTGATGAGTGAATGTATGCCGGATAATTGTGATCTCACTACCATAGAAAAAGTTGAAATCAGACTGATAAAAGCCAGAGAGAATCTAAAATCCAATGACAAGGCTTCAAGAATTCGACTATTGGAAGGTGATGCATTGGTAGTTTTGAAAGATTTGGCAAAGGCTGAGGCTGGTTATTACGACTTTATTTTTATGGATGCTGCCAAGGCTCAGTATATGAATTATCTGCCGGAGGTCTTGAGATTAATGGGACCTGGCTGCCTCCTGGTAACGGACAATGTATTGCAGGATGGAACAGTAGCTCAGTCAAGATATGGTATAACAAGGAGAGACAGAACCATACACACCAGAATGAGGGAATATCTGTATACTCTGACCCATTCGGAGGAATTGGATACTACCATCTTATCCGTAGGTGATGGAGTTACCTTAAGTATAAAGAAATAA
- a CDS encoding AraC family transcriptional regulator, which yields MDNRKDRIHLKLYLTMIFCVVIAVLLTSTILYVNFQSILMKHEYKARLQNMETEKTRIAKLSNLALSTAYQIMNDVSVMKLFVYDDISSIDESAAFLQLRYYLTSVPDIDSIYVYNKNNNRIYNVTNESALMKAWNPDYDKKDDKFYDRSAVEILNNSDKYLPFLPIPRFYPLNGDSFKCVYSYVMYKTSVKNKDRDAVLLNLNKEYLFQGFDDQSDNIKLVIDQNHKVVYSNSEQFMVTEELQNSFDSGGVMKERNSGYYITDIGGVRSVVMFTSTDKHNWRYISIISYGMLLAQVNRMQAISILITVMIAAMGMLTAHIFSRRLSIPIKSMSIDVKTLRRENLRLHKAAKSRKIAELLENGGWDSRGNKITGQEFLSLLEMECSAAKEIVILYMCPDNYQMHLETQGVEGIKTYLFAASNILSELLGESTKVFHLDIWNDKNLLFLQWEDKLTAENLKEYIRKMQACVRNYYDISISVLVSRPEADSESLYELFEQVEETLTRSIFFGPEYVVFAADMEVKSDAHYEYPEQKEKQLLENLMSGKAAEAKKNYEEIIEDTYQYPIIIYNMVISRLVFAIDKVISNLKKNGNASSFSGYFVLSNLIQETDTITVRNKKFSDLFDRIQSELEKRKSDKQELLVIKIKERLEQEYMEASFSLDYLADSIGISTAYMCRLYKLYTGTTITDRLGFLRMKKARELLLETQLSVNEVAGRVGYSNSTYFYRVFKKENGVTPKEYRKN from the coding sequence ATGGATAACAGAAAAGACCGGATTCATTTGAAATTATATTTAACCATGATTTTTTGTGTCGTAATTGCAGTTTTGCTGACTTCGACAATTCTTTATGTGAATTTTCAGTCCATTCTTATGAAACACGAATACAAAGCAAGGCTCCAGAACATGGAGACAGAGAAAACGAGGATTGCAAAATTATCCAATCTTGCTTTAAGCACGGCATATCAGATAATGAACGACGTATCGGTAATGAAACTATTTGTATATGATGATATCTCTTCGATTGATGAGAGTGCAGCTTTTCTTCAACTGCGCTATTACCTCACTTCCGTACCGGATATTGATTCCATCTATGTGTATAATAAAAACAACAATCGAATTTATAACGTGACAAACGAGTCGGCGCTGATGAAAGCCTGGAATCCGGATTACGATAAAAAAGACGATAAATTCTATGACAGATCAGCAGTGGAAATACTGAATAACAGTGATAAGTATCTGCCATTTCTCCCGATTCCAAGATTTTATCCTTTGAATGGGGATAGCTTCAAATGCGTATACAGCTATGTCATGTATAAAACTTCGGTCAAAAACAAGGATAGAGATGCAGTTCTTTTAAATCTGAATAAAGAATATCTATTCCAGGGATTTGATGACCAATCAGATAACATAAAACTGGTAATAGATCAAAACCATAAGGTAGTATATTCAAATTCCGAACAATTTATGGTGACAGAGGAATTGCAGAATAGCTTTGATTCGGGGGGAGTTATGAAGGAAAGGAACTCTGGTTATTATATAACAGATATTGGCGGGGTAAGATCCGTGGTGATGTTTACCAGTACAGATAAACATAATTGGCGATATATCAGTATCATATCATATGGAATGTTATTGGCTCAGGTTAACAGAATGCAGGCAATCAGTATATTAATAACAGTAATGATTGCGGCAATGGGTATGCTTACTGCACATATCTTTTCCAGACGGCTGAGCATCCCGATAAAGAGTATGTCCATAGATGTGAAAACATTGCGGCGGGAGAACCTAAGGCTTCATAAGGCTGCAAAAAGCAGAAAAATAGCAGAACTCTTGGAAAACGGGGGCTGGGACAGTAGAGGCAATAAGATAACCGGACAGGAATTCCTATCCCTCCTGGAGATGGAATGCTCAGCAGCAAAAGAAATAGTAATTTTATATATGTGTCCGGATAATTATCAGATGCATCTGGAAACCCAGGGAGTGGAAGGGATAAAGACCTATTTGTTTGCAGCCTCCAATATATTAAGTGAGCTGTTGGGAGAAAGTACAAAAGTATTTCACCTGGATATCTGGAATGATAAAAACTTGTTATTCTTACAATGGGAGGACAAGCTGACCGCAGAAAACTTAAAGGAATATATCCGAAAGATGCAAGCCTGTGTCAGAAATTATTATGATATCAGCATCTCTGTTTTAGTCAGCAGACCGGAAGCAGATTCAGAGAGCTTGTATGAGCTTTTTGAACAGGTAGAGGAGACTTTGACCAGAAGTATATTTTTCGGTCCTGAATATGTTGTATTTGCGGCAGATATGGAAGTGAAAAGTGATGCTCATTATGAGTATCCGGAACAGAAAGAAAAACAGCTGTTGGAAAATCTTATGTCTGGCAAAGCAGCAGAAGCGAAGAAAAATTATGAAGAGATAATAGAAGACACCTATCAATATCCAATCATTATCTACAATATGGTAATCAGTCGGTTGGTATTTGCCATAGACAAAGTCATTTCCAACCTTAAGAAAAATGGAAACGCTTCTTCCTTCTCAGGATATTTTGTGTTATCCAATCTAATACAGGAAACAGATACCATAACAGTACGGAATAAGAAATTCTCTGATTTATTCGACCGCATACAAAGTGAGCTGGAGAAAAGAAAAAGTGATAAACAGGAGCTTCTGGTGATAAAAATAAAGGAGAGGCTTGAGCAGGAATATATGGAAGCCTCTTTTTCTCTTGATTATTTGGCAGATTCCATTGGAATATCCACAGCTTATATGTGCAGACTTTATAAACTGTATACAGGGACGACCATTACAGACAGACTTGGTTTCCTTCGCATGAAAAAGGCCAGAGAGCTGTTGCTTGAAACACAGCTTTCCGTAAATGAGGTCGCCGGGCGGGTCGGATACTCAAATTCTACCTATTTTTATCGGGTATTTAAAAAAGAAAATGGTGTGACACCAAAGGAATATAGAAAAAATTAG
- a CDS encoding endolytic transglycosylase MltG yields the protein MAAKSTTSRVALKVISTILKILLNVLFYSIVIILLIKVSGMAHDFGYQVFGKVTASESPGRDTTIQIKKGESTMNIAGKLELYGVIVNKYSFFLKAKLKKYNLMPGTYELNTSMTYDEIFDILTTPHTEEESEGTGG from the coding sequence ATGGCAGCTAAATCGACTACTTCCCGTGTTGCTTTGAAAGTAATCAGCACCATATTGAAGATTTTATTAAATGTATTATTTTATTCGATAGTAATTATTCTGTTGATTAAAGTAAGCGGTATGGCACATGATTTCGGATATCAGGTATTCGGAAAGGTAACAGCCTCAGAGTCCCCCGGACGTGATACGACGATACAGATCAAAAAAGGGGAATCGACCATGAACATCGCCGGCAAACTGGAGTTATACGGTGTTATCGTTAATAAATATTCCTTTTTCTTAAAAGCAAAATTAAAAAAATACAATCTTATGCCAGGTACCTATGAGCTGAATACTTCTATGACTTATGATGAAATCTTCGATATACTGACCACACCGCATACGGAGGAAGAATCAGAGGGCACAGGTGGGTGA
- a CDS encoding FAD-dependent oxidoreductase: MVKQPIVKKYDIVIVGGGISGVCAAIAAARHGASTALVHNRPVLGGNASSEIRMHICGADCHSKRPDARETGILEEILLENKNRNPQWSFSIFDTILWEKCNFENNLTLYLNTHMTEVNVKECEIKKIRAVQLTTEKLLEFEAPLFIDATGDGTLASLAGAGYMSGREGRAVFEEEHAPENSDQVTMGNTLLFRAIDAGKPVPFQKPFWANSYTEEELTLRDHSEITYGYWWIELGGEDLDTVSDGEEIRDELLKALYGVWDHIKNKGDHKADNYVLDWVGFLPGKRESRRIIGDYILKEQDLRAGRIFEDAVAFGGWPMDMHVAGGLKAKLEPTDYIHLDKLYTIPYRSLYAKDIQNLMLAGRIISTSHMAFGSTRVMGTCAVIGQAVGTAGALATEKGIRPAAVSSHIRELQQLLLKDDCYIPGVKNEDKQDMAKNAQLHCSSALDNGSCCNITNGISRKTGTQSNCWISKELGKEGEWLSLTFPSPIELSVLHLKFDSDLSREISISMSERVQKHQLPGPPLTLVRNYQLECYKEDRQVYSEYVENNYQRFRKHSFNTPVICDKIRIKVTGTQGDSHARIFEVRVY; the protein is encoded by the coding sequence ATGGTCAAACAGCCAATTGTTAAGAAATACGATATTGTAATAGTAGGAGGCGGAATCTCCGGTGTGTGTGCCGCTATCGCAGCAGCAAGGCATGGAGCTTCTACCGCATTGGTCCATAACCGGCCGGTATTAGGCGGGAATGCCAGCTCAGAAATACGGATGCATATATGCGGTGCCGATTGCCATAGTAAAAGACCTGATGCCAGGGAGACCGGCATACTGGAGGAAATACTCCTGGAAAATAAAAATCGAAATCCCCAGTGGTCTTTTTCTATCTTCGATACCATCCTTTGGGAAAAATGCAATTTTGAGAACAATCTCACTCTCTACCTGAATACCCACATGACTGAGGTTAATGTCAAAGAATGCGAAATTAAAAAAATAAGAGCCGTACAGCTTACAACTGAAAAGTTGTTGGAATTTGAAGCTCCGCTTTTCATTGATGCTACGGGAGACGGAACTTTAGCCAGTCTGGCCGGAGCCGGTTATATGAGTGGCCGTGAAGGGAGAGCTGTGTTTGAGGAAGAGCATGCACCGGAGAACTCCGATCAGGTAACTATGGGTAATACCCTGTTGTTTCGAGCAATCGATGCAGGAAAACCGGTTCCTTTTCAAAAGCCTTTTTGGGCAAACAGCTATACAGAGGAGGAACTTACGCTTCGTGACCATAGTGAGATTACTTATGGTTACTGGTGGATTGAGCTTGGGGGAGAGGACCTTGATACGGTGTCAGATGGAGAAGAAATCCGTGATGAGCTTCTAAAAGCACTCTATGGAGTATGGGACCATATTAAAAATAAGGGAGATCATAAGGCAGATAATTATGTACTTGATTGGGTAGGCTTTCTTCCCGGAAAACGTGAAAGCCGCCGGATTATAGGTGATTATATACTCAAAGAACAGGATTTAAGAGCTGGACGTATTTTTGAGGATGCTGTAGCTTTCGGTGGATGGCCTATGGATATGCATGTAGCAGGCGGACTCAAGGCCAAATTGGAGCCTACGGATTATATTCATCTTGACAAGCTTTATACCATTCCTTACAGAAGTCTTTATGCGAAAGATATTCAAAATCTTATGCTGGCAGGAAGAATTATCAGCACTTCCCATATGGCTTTTGGTTCTACTCGTGTTATGGGAACCTGTGCGGTAATTGGCCAGGCAGTGGGTACAGCCGGCGCGCTGGCCACTGAAAAAGGAATACGTCCGGCTGCCGTATCCTCTCACATCAGAGAATTACAGCAATTACTCCTAAAGGATGATTGTTATATTCCAGGAGTTAAAAATGAAGACAAACAGGATATGGCAAAGAATGCCCAGCTACATTGTTCCTCCGCTTTGGATAATGGCAGTTGTTGTAATATTACAAACGGGATATCCAGAAAAACCGGAACCCAATCCAACTGTTGGATCTCAAAAGAACTGGGGAAAGAAGGGGAATGGCTAAGTCTTACCTTTCCATCACCTATTGAACTATCCGTCCTCCACTTAAAATTTGACTCCGATCTGAGCCGCGAAATATCAATTTCCATGTCAGAACGTGTTCAAAAGCATCAGCTACCAGGACCTCCGCTTACGCTGGTGAGAAACTATCAATTGGAATGTTATAAGGAAGACAGACAAGTATATTCCGAATATGTGGAAAATAACTATCAAAGATTTCGGAAGCATTCGTTTAACACGCCAGTTATATGTGATAAAATCCGAATTAAAGTTACCGGGACCCAAGGTGACAGCCATGCCAGAATCTTTGAAGTCAGAGTGTATTAG